In Coregonus clupeaformis isolate EN_2021a unplaced genomic scaffold, ASM2061545v1 scaf0007, whole genome shotgun sequence, the sequence CAGAGAGCAGTGTTGGGAGGTACAAGATGGGGAGGTTCGATGTGAACAATGCTTCATCAAGGTTCTCTTCATAGCAGTCACTTTCAATTCCAGCCGCTTGACTTTGATCAGCAGAGGGCTTTGAAGCCTTTTTCTGGACCTTTGCTGCTCCACCTTCTCCCCAGAGTTCTTCCAGCTAGCTGGATATTTGGTCACCCAACTCCAGGCAGCCTTAATGAAAACGTTGAGAATGTAATACATCAGTAGCCTATAAAATTATAATTACTACATTTGAAATTAACACATAACTATCAATGGACAAAACATGGACATGGAATTATGAGAGGCTGAATCTGATATTTGGTTACAGCAAAGGAGTTTGTGGCCTCATTTCATGATCATTTGACCGCTAAATCATTCACTAATGGTAGTGCATTTTGATTAAATATAGCAACTGCCACTCTGATGGAGGTGGTgatgcccactgggcacacactggttgaatcaatgttgtttccacgtaatttcaaggaaattacgttgaaccaacgatgaatagacattgaattgtcGTCTGTGCTGTGGGTGATGATGATGGATTAGACAGGAGTCAGGACCCCACTTACCTGTGAAGCAAGCTCTATTCTGTCCCAGTAGATGTAGCACAGGTAGGAGAGAGCAGCCACAAATAAAGCTGTCAAGCATTTCCATCCTTCAAAGACAGTCTGCGGCGACGAGATAACCGTATTGAAAGTTGCATGTCTGACTCTGTTGCTGCCAGTAAAGCCTGTCATTAATGCACAACGCATCCTGGAACACTGATGATTGGGGTTCAGCTCCTCCAATCCATTTCAATCAATGTTTTGACATTTGAATTGGCTAGATGGATGAAATGCACTGATAAAACGTGTTCTGGCGCAATTGAATTTCCCAAAAATTGGTCGACATTCTAGCATCTAAAATTACATTCTAGTAATTATATATGCATAACGTCACAAACGCTGCAGATAATTATGACAGGGCCTAATTAGGCGTCTTTCTCCAcaacattccagccattatttcCATTGAATGGGGGTTTTCTTTACATCACGTCCACACATTTGTGTTTAAGGCCTGTTATCCGGAAATAAATACATTCAAATATCTGACATCTTAAAACGTCCCCTTTTTCAGAATATTCGGGATATGGCATATACATAAAATAAAGAAATGGgtattgaaaataaaatccaACCGACACTATAGGCGGCAATAATTGCCTAAACTTGAAACCAAATAATCTAAACGTTTCTGTTGCACAGATTCAGGTCCCCGTGATTCGACATTGACAGATTTGTTTGGAGGTCCCTATAGCAACCATCTAAAACTTTCGTGCACCACAGCACCATGGACGAATTTCAATCCTCTGAAGAGGTAGGTTTAAAGAAAAAACGCTACATCAAATTATCTTGGGGAAACATTTGAGTTCTCTTCCCCAGCTGCATGGTTCATGCATCGGTATATTGTTACATTGTATTACATAGACTACATTATGTTGCTGTGATGTTACGTCTATTATTTGAGTGGGCCAGATCAGCTGACCTCTAAGAAAAATAATGTGGCTATCTCCTGTATGTGGGAAATAAAACCAGCGACAAAAACACCAAATGTCATAATGCAAATGTTACTTTCCTAGCTAGATCAATTTATATTTCCGCTCCCTTTTCAGACTGCATTTGTCGTTGATGATATAACTACAATCATAAAAGATGTAAGTATTTGTGCAATTTCTGATATTACTACAATCATAAAATGTATTTGCAATTTCCTAAACAAGTGGTGATTGACATGTCAGTGTTAACTGAAATAAATACTTAGACTGTGGAGACAACTATTGGAAGCAGTGCCTATCAACAAAATCGAATTAACCAATGGACATCCAGTGTGGTGGAGACAAGTCTGAACCAACTGTCCAAACTGGGAAAACCCTTTAAATACATAGGTAACGCCTCGTTATGTTGTGTCCATTACAGTTGTAAAATGTAAAAGTATGGCAATGAAAGGACCCAACAAAATCAGGTAATGATTTACACATTTTCACTGTGTTCATCATTAGTGACATGCATCATACTGCAGAAAAATGGAGCAGGTCTGCATACTGCCAGCTCTTGCTTCTGGGACAACACTATGGACGGTAAGCAATGTAACAATGTTTTGCAGACAGTGTCTACAAAGCGAAGGAATAGCAGAGGCCCGCAATGGTTTTTCATAAACTGTAGAATGTTGGAACGTGAACTATCACAATCTGTGTTTCCGTTTCTCTTCCAGGAAGCTGTACCGTGAGATGGGAGAACAAAACCACGTACTGTATTGTCAGTGTCTTTGGGTTGGCTGTCTGACTTGAACAACCACCATCTATCTTCTCCTATTTTGCAATCAGACATTTTCCCAACCCCAGTGAAACCGGTCATTGATTTTCAGTATAATCAACTAATAAATGTAGCCCTTGGTTTTGAACTCCACAACTTGTCAATCATTAAAACACCCGTCTTATTCCTTATCATATTAAGCGGTTTAGAAGTTTAGCTAAGTTCATAAATCTGCAATAAACAGTTAAAAATACATTGATTGAAATGATCGTTTTTTATTTTCTTCCCAAATGATGACTGCACGTTATTGCAAACTGATCATTGCATATTTAAAACCATTGAATAATGAACCGTTTATAATACTACTTATATgcctttttatttaaaataaattaaatatatcTTAAAAGGTAGtctcagcgatatgacgtagatgcagaaaaTAAACACCATAGTTCAATTTctacaacaactaagagcgttgaagcgcaaggctcaacttctccgctgttttggtccTGCACCTAACACGTTCTAACCAGTGATGGGGAAGATACTCTGAAAAGATAGTTTaacaagctaccaattacttcacactggaagaagcttagctacactaaagctacccttacgAAACGTATCGTTTACTTAAAGTTATTTTGaacaagtatactgaacaaaatataaatgcaacaatttcaaagattttaatgagttacagttcatataagaaatcagtcaattgaaataaataaattaggctctaacctatggatttcacatgactgggcaggtgtgcagccatgggtgggcctggcccagccaatcagaatacgtttttccccacaaaagggctttattacagacatgtTCCCTCAAAattttagacatctgtggcattgtgttgtgtgacaaaactgcacattttagtggccttttattccccccagcacaaagtgcacctgtgtaatgatcatactgtttaatcagcttcttgatatgccacacctgtcaggtggatggattattttggcaaagaaaacttgctcattaacagggatgtaaacaaatgtgtgcacaaaatgagagaaataggctttttgtgcgtatggaacatctctgggatcttttatttcagctcatgaaaccaacactttacatgttgcgtttatatttttgttcagtgtacttcaCTACAACCAAACTACTTAGTGAAAAATTATCATacctaaatctgaaatgtcaaacTAGGTtttcatccaacctttttatgtaaGTAAAGTACCTGTCGGATAAAAAATGccacgacaggcctgatggaaacagacatTGTCTGTCAAATTTCCAAATGTGGACAAAACCCAACTACGCTAGACTAGGTGGGATCTTTTTTGTGTCGATAAAATTAAATTATGCAAGAAAAGTCAGTGGATACgcttttatgtgcaaatattgatataataaccgtCATATCGAAGAAAACTTGGGAGTATCGCGATgacgtgtggtcctcccactacgacttgtcGGGAAAACATGcagacagattaaataaatgattatgaacttcacagggtggtgaaagtgcaaggtgatgagcttgatgctcattTCCAATAAatagagggtcttattctggttcATTGATGCTTTGCTGCAGTTTGACAAAGAAAAATAATCTTGATATTTTGTTAATAATCTCACCCTATAGGCTAtacgtgcactctagccaacagcaggCAGATACAGTACTTTACCTGCACAATGTTTGCTAGAGCATACATGCCactaccagagtgggcacactcgtTGTATAAACACTTTTTTCctttgtgagaaaaccatcagtagagttgaaaatgcaatgggcGAACAGGAGCTAAGCCACTCTATAATGTAAAATGGGTATATTTTCATAGATAGTGAAAATATAGTCCACTATGTCACTTTTATAAGAAATACTGACTAGTTCCCTGAAGAGTTTAAAGGCTAATCAATGTAAATGCATGACAAGGAAAATAAAGATACACAATGCAATTTAATATTTTTGAAAGGGCctattcaaacatttattattCTTATAAAGCATTACACGTCTGCCCACTgcattgaaaaaaaaaagaaatgtgtcTTGATATTCAGAGGGGACAACATTTTTCCTCAAGTTATTAGTGGGCAAATGAGATGTTTCTGTCCCATGAAAGCTATTTTCAAACAAATTAATAGCATTGAAATGGTACAATGAGCTACAACGTTCTTCTAAATAATATTCGAAAATGTTTTATAAAACTTCATTGTGTAGTGATAAGACGCATATATACATTAGAACGTTCATCACCTGACAGAAATGTAATACAAATACTCTAAAGAGGTTTTTAAAAAATCAGGGGAAGGATCGTTTTACACATGTATCTGTTGTATGTCAATTAAGGTACTTGAGCTAATCAGTTTGGCAACTTAAAAGATACTGATAATATCAGAGTAGTAATTACATTAGGAAAAAAAACACTGGGATAGTCTTTATATTGGACACAAAGGTACTCAGTTCTACGAACCTTCGAGAAGTAGCTTATCATTAGTTTTCGTGGGGAAGAGGTCAAGCAAGGGGGTGGAAAACATTGGCCTCTCAAGAACCACCACGGGCCTGAGGTACTGCAACTGCTTAATGGCTAGGTCACCACAACCTGTCAGAGCCTTTTCTAAGATGAGGCGCAAGTTCTGGACTGATGTGTATTCCCCTGTCCTGGGAAGAGGCTGAAGTGGGGAAGATCGAGCCCGCCTGCTACGGGTAGTAGTGAGGCCCATCTGGCTGTTCTCCTTTACAGAACAGTTACGTCTGTAGGAATCCCGCCGCCGAGCTGACACCACGGGCGGTTCAGGCCTGTGGCTGTTGCAGTGAGAAGCCCGGGGCCTCACATCATCCTTAGTGCTCTCCTGTATGAACTTCAGGAAAGACGACTCGAATCCCATAGGTTTATAAGTAGCCAGGTCAAATGTGCGAGGGGGAGGGCTGTGAGGCTGGGGGTCCTTTGGAATgggagggagctcagagagctcGTTCTTACGTTTAAGTGGCTGGCGGGCTTGAGGAGAGGGCAATGGCACAGAAATTATTGTTGGTTTGCCACCATCTTTGCCTGAACTGTCCATGAAGCCCTCATCAACACTGAATCGGAGGgaggatggtggagagagatcAAGAGCGGGCGGGTTTGAGGATTTTCGCCTTGGCCTCTCCTCTTGGCTGTTCTGAATAGCAGGCTCTTCAGTGTGCCCACTAGGTTCTCCATAAAGCAAGTCATCTGCACCCACCAAAACATTCCTCTCAGCAGGTGGCTCATCTTTGAACCCCAGTGGGTCATGCTCATCAAGTGTTTCTGCTTCAATGGAGTGCAGACTCATAGGGACAGATGGACCACCTGGGTTCTCTGGCTCTGCTTGATACTCCATCTTCAGAACTCCGTTAGGTGCCCTCGTCATATCAGGGCAAGCAGATAATACAGTATTCCTCTGAATCAGCTCATCCAGTTTCTCTGCACTAAACACAAGCTTATCCTCATTCAATTCAAAAGCCTGATTGGTTAATTTGTGGCAATTCAAATAGTGACGGCGCATACTACGTATAAATTTGACTACAGAATCACAACCTTGCACCATGCATGGGTAGGCTTCACGTTGACAACGATCTTGGCACATCTGTAAGGCCTCCTCATGGGAACGGAATACCATATCTTCAAACCTTCTGGATTTCTTTTCAGTTGACACATGTTCACCAtcatcttcatctctctcttcactaGTTTCTTCAGCCTTAACATCTTCAGGAGACTTCGGGCAGTGTCTCAGAGATTGCCGGAGGGGTAGCTTGGTTGCATCTTTCTGTGGCGTAGATGTGATGATCAGCTTCTTTTGGCATCCAGTGGCTGACGTGTCCTTGTGAGTATTCTGGAGACGTAATACGAGTGAATCATAGTAATTGAGGTGGCTAGAGAGTACATGTTTTTTCAGACTACTGCTTTGGGTGAACACTTGTGTACAGCCGTCATACTTGCAGCACAAGGTCGCCTGGTAAGGTTGATTACTCTTTCTGTGACTGTTTAGGCTACTGGTTGCCTGATCACTCTTTCTGTGGCGCTTTAGGCTACTGGTCGCCTGGTCACTCTTTCGGTGACTGTTTAGGCTACTGGTTGCCTGATCACTCTTTCTGTGGCGCTTTAGGCTACTGGTCGCCTGGTTAGGATGATCACTCTTTCTGTGACGCTTTAAGCTACTGGTCGCCTGGTTAGGATGCTCACTCTCTGTGTGTCGCACCAAGCTACTGTTCAGGAGGTAAGAAGCATTACAGTTGGCGTAGCTGCACCTAAACTTCTGTAAAGCCGGGTCTTCTGAAAGCACGGAAGGATGTCCCATCACCGGTGAATGAAACTTCTTCTGGTGGCGATAAAGACTGGAGGCGTGGGAGAAAAGCACCCCACAGTCCTTGTGCTTGCACGTATAAATGCCGCCCTTGCCTCTTCGCATACCTCCGTCTTCACGTTCCTCCTCTTCAAAGTGATCCTGCACAGAAGATGGAGGGTGACTGCATTTCTTATGCTTGTCTCCAGATTTAGCAAATTGTACAATGTTTTGTCGCATTATTTTCTTTTTTTGGTACTTCTGCTGCCAGGAGGGGTGTTGCCAGGTGGGGGTCTGAGATTTTTGTGTAAAGGAGTCTCTTGGCTTGGTGGGTTCTGTAAAGGAGACTGTTGGCTTGGTGTGTTCTGGGGGCTGTGTAAAGGAGACTGTTGGCTTGGTGTGTTCTGGGGGCTGTGTAAAGGCGACTGTTGGCTTGGTGGGTTCTGGGGGTTGTGTTATAGAGACTGTTGGCTTGGTGGGTTCTGGGGGTTTACCCTCAACCCGCTTTTTAGACCAACAGCTCATTTGCTCCACAACTGCCTCGCTAAGTCTATGCGTCTGAAGATAATGAACCCTCAAGTCCGTCTTCTCTCTATGGCATTTGAAGCAGAGGTGACACTTAAATGGCTTAAATGTAAGTGATTTGAGGATCTTCATTCCTTTCGCCTTCTTCTCTGAGAAATTATGCTTGTTCATGTAGTGGCGTATTAGGGTTGTGCTGGTCACACTTCTAAAGTTGCAATCATTAAGCTCACAGAAGTATGGTTTAGTAGAGGCTTGCAAAACAAAAGGGCTGACCTGGTCTGCATCCAAGTGTTGCTCTGAGGGTAGACTGTGGGGTACTGATGGTTCAGTGGTTGATGTCAGTTTCACCCTCTTGCCAACAGCGGGTGGCGCTCTCTTTTGCAAAAACACAACTGGGGACCTGGTGCCAAGACCCTGATGGCAGGATATATTTGATGTGGATCCTGAGATTGGATGGAAGGGCTCACAATATCCATTTGTAGAGCTGGAGAGAGTCAAACTAAGCTGGCTAAGCCCAATCAAAATCTCTCTCAAAGGGTCATTGTCCAGGCTTGAGGGAGATGTTGCTGTGTTCTTAATAGATGGGCAAGCATTTTCCTGGCTTGACCCCTTCATTAGCAGACAAGCTGCAAGTTCATGTTTGTTCTTGTCATCGTTGTTGTGCTCTGTTTttacctttagacctttagattTCAAGCCCTTCTCTTTGACAAGATTTTTGCGTTCCTTATTCTCagtcttgaaatgttctggatgaACACACCTTAGGTGCTGGTGGACATCTCTGGCTTTAGAGAAGGTCAATCCACACCTTTCAAAACCACAAGTGAACTTTTTTCCATCAAAGCACACAGCAACAGatgccattgtgcccttgggctcCTTGCAACTCGACATGTGTGAGGCACTGCATGTAGAGGAAGCAGCATTGTTTTCCCCATTGACTACCTCCTCCAGTACAGTCTTTGTGTCACAATACTTTTTGGGGCTGGCTATCTCCTCAGTTATGGAGTCAAGATGTTTTCTTTTGGCCTTCCTCTGTGCCTCAAAGTCGTCCTCAGAGAAGGTAATGCCGTGTGTGGCTAAATGCCGGCCGAATTCCTTTTTAGAAAAGTAGAACTTCTTGCAATCAAGGCTAGTGCAGCTGTATGCTGCGTCACGAAAGTGCTGTGCTTCATGGTGGTATACCTGCCCCAAGTCACAGAAAGAAAGACTACAACCTTTGAGCTCACACTGGTAGCTAAGTTGAAAGCCATGGCTCTGCTTGTGTGCGACAAGCTCATTGGAGGTGCTGAAACGAGCGCCACAACCTGTGACCATACACATGTAAGGCAGGTCACCGTAGTGCACACGCCGATGCCTGCGGTGGTGATAGGCAGACATGAAGTGGCGCCGGCAGTAAGTGCACTTTTCCCTACGGTCTCTCATTTCAAAATAATGTTTCACGTTCTCGTCCCCAACATGGTCCTCTGATTTAAGGTGCACACCCAGGTACTTGGAATGCTTAAAAGTCTTTGTACAGTGAGTGGCAGGGCATGTGTATATGTCACGATTCTGCAATTCAAAATGAACGTTAATGTAATCAAATGTGACGTTATCCTCATGACCAGGCTTCCTGGGTGCAGATGAAGCTTGTTCTAAAATGTGCTCCAGAACATCAGGATCATGTGTGGACTGGTAGTACAGCATTAAGGATGGATCAAGGGCAATCTCACCAGGCTCCAAGTCATCCAGGTCGTCCTCCTCCATTTCTTTATCCAAATCAATCCTCTTTTTGTCCTTTTTCTTCTGTCGAGTGCTTCTGGATGGCATTTGAAGGTGTAGTTTGGTGTGTGGGATAAAATCTTTTCTGCTCTTAAACTTCTTCAGGCAGACAGGGCAGGTGGAAATACCGTTTTCTTCATGCCTCTTAGAGTGAAGAAGGATTCGAGTCTCAGTAACAGATTTCTCACAAATCTTGCAGAAGAACTTGTATTTCTTCTGCAGTGAGCCCTGCTCCGAGGTACCCTCAGCATCTGGCTTTGAAGGTGGTTTACTGTCCCTCTCATTTTCTTCATAATGACCATCAATGCTACCACTTGTCCCATTTACGTATTCTCTTGGCATATCAACAAATCCCTTCTCCACCTCTTCCTTTATATCCTGCTCAAGACTAACCTCTTCCTgccccccctctttctcctcctcctctggctcAGGTTCAAGCCCCAGCAGCATGATGCACTGATGCTTGAGTGTCTTCCAGTCCCAGAATTCAGGGTCGAAAGGCCAGTGGGCTTTAAGTGCCAGGAGCAGTTCACACCGCAGGGAGTTGGGGATGATGGCGTTTTCCTGGTCATACTTCTGATCGGGCCGCAGATAGAGCTCTTGAAGAGAGCTGAAGGCCACATGAGAGAGGCCTAAGAGAAACTCTGTCAGCTGGCAGGCCCGCAACACCTCAAGATCGTCTGGTAGGAGGCAGGATACAGTATTGCACACAGATATCCTCGTTTCTGTGTCCTCTTGCTTTGGGAGCTGTAGTGCTTTAACACATAACTCCACAGATGAAGCCAGACCCAGCTCCTCTGCCTGTAAAAGAAACAAGAGGAGATCGTTTTTTCCCAATGGTGTGACAGTGGCCTACCATTTAAAGTAACTGCCCACTTTTAAAAGtttatattctgttaactcatatccAAATAATATTGTTGACTGGTCCTATAC encodes:
- the LOC121538969 gene encoding zinc finger protein Rlf isoform X1: MADSDVEPEPDWSNRPSNTAEDTLVAMECLLTTLRALEATLRQQDISEISSTEYCDNFCQALMDYAGSRNSVEHGLPLLEVYCLAINCFAASRPHLTADSDTVALVLKRLALSCFELLLSVPENEIPYEAWVQFHRSVQVAHDALLEYGSIDLQALLQITGEGGAWSNPVLSALLTGHPTTAEEVDAYISLEGEGFMEMRVKHLEKVGEVAKAVVLAKACAECHLVSNQTTFRQTYVSLLCQLLPGEEAIMEISRLDCKDVLDITCNLETEGEDNTAFILCTTFLTQQLQQQSLYCSWELTLLWSKLQRRIDPSLESLLERCLQLGAIAKTVYHLLFLVRVIRTEAEELGLASSVELCVKALQLPKQEDTETRISVCNTVSCLLPDDLEVLRACQLTEFLLGLSHVAFSSLQELYLRPDQKYDQENAIIPNSLRCELLLALKAHWPFDPEFWDWKTLKHQCIMLLGLEPEPEEEEKEGGQEEVSLEQDIKEEVEKGFVDMPREYVNGTSGSIDGHYEENERDSKPPSKPDAEGTSEQGSLQKKYKFFCKICEKSVTETRILLHSKRHEENGISTCPVCLKKFKSRKDFIPHTKLHLQMPSRSTRQKKKDKKRIDLDKEMEEDDLDDLEPGEIALDPSLMLYYQSTHDPDVLEHILEQASSAPRKPGHEDNVTFDYINVHFELQNRDIYTCPATHCTKTFKHSKYLGVHLKSEDHVGDENVKHYFEMRDRREKCTYCRRHFMSAYHHRRHRRVHYGDLPYMCMVTGCGARFSTSNELVAHKQSHGFQLSYQCELKGCSLSFCDLGQVYHHEAQHFRDAAYSCTSLDCKKFYFSKKEFGRHLATHGITFSEDDFEAQRKAKRKHLDSITEEIASPKKYCDTKTVLEEVVNGENNAASSTCSASHMSSCKEPKGTMASVAVCFDGKKFTCGFERCGLTFSKARDVHQHLRCVHPEHFKTENKERKNLVKEKGLKSKGLKVKTEHNNDDKNKHELAACLLMKGSSQENACPSIKNTATSPSSLDNDPLREILIGLSQLSLTLSSSTNGYCEPFHPISGSTSNISCHQGLGTRSPVVFLQKRAPPAVGKRVKLTSTTEPSVPHSLPSEQHLDADQVSPFVLQASTKPYFCELNDCNFRSVTSTTLIRHYMNKHNFSEKKAKGMKILKSLTFKPFKCHLCFKCHREKTDLRVHYLQTHRLSEAVVEQMSCWSKKRVEGKPPEPTKPTVSITQPPEPTKPTVAFTQPPEHTKPTVSFTQPPEHTKPTVSFTEPTKPRDSFTQKSQTPTWQHPSWQQKYQKKKIMRQNIVQFAKSGDKHKKCSHPPSSVQDHFEEEEREDGGMRRGKGGIYTCKHKDCGVLFSHASSLYRHQKKFHSPVMGHPSVLSEDPALQKFRCSYANCNASYLLNSSLVRHTESEHPNQATSSLKRHRKSDHPNQATSSLKRHRKSDQATSSLNSHRKSDQATSSLKRHRKSDQATSSLNSHRKSNQPYQATLCCKYDGCTQVFTQSSSLKKHVLSSHLNYYDSLVLRLQNTHKDTSATGCQKKLIITSTPQKDATKLPLRQSLRHCPKSPEDVKAEETSEERDEDDGEHVSTEKKSRRFEDMVFRSHEEALQMCQDRCQREAYPCMVQGCDSVVKFIRSMRRHYLNCHKLTNQAFELNEDKLVFSAEKLDELIQRNTVLSACPDMTRAPNGVLKMEYQAEPENPGGPSVPMSLHSIEAETLDEHDPLGFKDEPPAERNVLVGADDLLYGEPSGHTEEPAIQNSQEERPRRKSSNPPALDLSPPSSLRFSVDEGFMDSSGKDGGKPTIISVPLPSPQARQPLKRKNELSELPPIPKDPQPHSPPPRTFDLATYKPMGFESSFLKFIQESTKDDVRPRASHCNSHRPEPPVVSARRRDSYRRNCSVKENSQMGLTTTRSRRARSSPLQPLPRTGEYTSVQNLRLILEKALTGCGDLAIKQLQYLRPVVVLERPMFSTPLLDLFPTKTNDKLLLEGS
- the LOC121538969 gene encoding zinc finger protein Rlf isoform X2, whose protein sequence is MADSDVEPEPDWSNRPSNTAEDTLVAMECLLTTLRALEATLRQQDISEISSTEYCDNFCQALMDYAGSRNSVEHGLPLLEVYCLAINCFAASRPHLTADSDTVALVLKRLALSCFELLLSVPENEIPYEAWVQFHRSVQVAHDALLEYGSIDLQALLQITGEGGAWSNPVLSALLTGHPTTAEEVDAYISLEGEGFMEMRVKHLEKVGEVAKAVVLAKACAECHLVSNQTTFRQTYVSLLCQLLPGEEAIMEISRLDCKDVLDITCNLETEGEDNTAFILCTTFLTQQLQQQSLYCSWELTLLWSKLQRRIDPSLESLLERCLQLGAIAKTVYHLLFLVRVIRTEAEELGLASSVELCVKALQLPKQEDTETRISVCNTVSCLLPDDLEVLRACQLTEFLLGLSHVAFSSLQELYLRPDQKYDQENAIIPNSLRCELLLALKAHWPFDPEFWDWKTLKHQCIMLLGLEPEPEEEEKEGGQEEVSLEQDIKEEVEKGFVDMPREYVNGTSGSIDGHYEENERDSKPPSKPDAEGTSEQGSLQKKYKFFCKICEKSVTETRILLHSKRHEENGISTCPVCLKKFKSRKDFIPHTKLHLQMPSRSTRQKKKDKKRIDLDKEMEEDDLDDLEPGEIALDPSLMLYYQSTHDPDVLEHILEQASSAPRKPGHEDNVTFDYINVHFELQNRDIYTCPATHCTKTFKHSKYLGVHLKSEDHVGDENVKHYFEMRDRREKCTYCRRHFMSAYHHRRHRRVHYGDLPYMCMVTGCGARFSTSNELVAHKQSHGFQLSYQCELKGCSLSFCDLGQVYHHEAQHFRDAAYSCTSLDCKKFYFSKKEFGRHLATHGITFSEDDFEAQRKAKRKHLDSITEEIASPKKYCDTKTVLEEVVNGENNAASSTCSASHMSSCKEPKGTMASVAVCFDGKKFTCGFERCGLTFSKARDVHQHLRCVHPEHFKTENKERKNLVKEKGLKSKGLKVKTEHNNDDKNKHELAACLLMKGSSQENACPSIKNTATSPSSLDNDPLREILIGLSQLSLTLSSSTNGYCEPFHPISGSTSNISCHQGLGTRSPVVFLQKRAPPAVGKRVKLTSTTEPSVPHSLPSEQHLDADQVSPFVLQASTKPYFCELNDCNFRSVTSTTLIRHYMNKHNFSEKKAKGMKILKSLTFKPFKCHLCFKCHREKTDLRVHYLQTHRLSEAVVEQMSCWSKKRVEGKPPEPTKPTVSITQPPEPTKPTVAFTQPPEHTKPTVSFTQPPEHTKPTVSFTEPTKPRDSFTQKSQTPTWQHPSWQQKYQKKKIMRQNIVQFAKSGDKHKKCSHPPSSVQDHFEEEEREDGGMRRGKGGIYTCKHKDCGVLFSHASSLYRHQKKFHSPVMGHPSVLSEDPALQKFRCSYANCNASYLLNSSLVRHTESEHPNQATSSLKRHRKSDHPNQATSSLKRHRKSDQATSSLNSHRKSNQPYQATLCCKYDGCTQVFTQSSSLKKHVLSSHLNYYDSLVLRLQNTHKDTSATGCQKKLIITSTPQKDATKLPLRQSLRHCPKSPEDVKAEETSEERDEDDGEHVSTEKKSRRFEDMVFRSHEEALQMCQDRCQREAYPCMVQGCDSVVKFIRSMRRHYLNCHKLTNQAFELNEDKLVFSAEKLDELIQRNTVLSACPDMTRAPNGVLKMEYQAEPENPGGPSVPMSLHSIEAETLDEHDPLGFKDEPPAERNVLVGADDLLYGEPSGHTEEPAIQNSQEERPRRKSSNPPALDLSPPSSLRFSVDEGFMDSSGKDGGKPTIISVPLPSPQARQPLKRKNELSELPPIPKDPQPHSPPPRTFDLATYKPMGFESSFLKFIQESTKDDVRPRASHCNSHRPEPPVVSARRRDSYRRNCSVKENSQMGLTTTRSRRARSSPLQPLPRTGEYTSVQNLRLILEKALTGCGDLAIKQLQYLRPVVVLERPMFSTPLLDLFPTKTNDKLLLEGS